The Pieris brassicae chromosome 7, ilPieBrab1.1, whole genome shotgun sequence genome includes the window aattatttcaagcTTATCTTTGAATATGGCTCCAGTGAACGTAAATTATCAAATgggtataatttaaatagtgcTGAAATTAACTCTACGTTGACGACCTTGGATAAGGCTGAGCTATCCATATGATTTCCAACTACATGTGTATTTgcaatttatgtatatttttggcTTGATTTAGCCTGTCtggaaattttgtttttttttttaagtaatcaATGGGTGCAGTTTTACTAATAACACTAAAATCTATGAAAAGTTTacacatttacattttaaaatcatgtaACTAATGAGTATATGCTTGTATTTAACGCCTTTTGTCTAAACCGCTGGATTGATTTAAATGTAGTTTCAAGTTTcgttttatagatatttctCTAAGAATTttgttcataataatttatgtcgTTTGAAACTGTCTGTCCCACAAAAAAGGAGGTTTTACGAATAATGTGTTAAAATCACAGATCTGACGAACCCCAAGAACAACAAAAGAAACGCGGGTTTCACGGACGAAGAACGCGCGGGTATGACTGAGCTCCTGTCTGATGGTTTTGTTGACACCTACCGCCATCTATACCCGGATAAAGCGAGTTCATACACTTTCTGGAGTTACATGTTTAATAGTCGGGCCAAGAATGTTGGATGGTAAGCATGAAACGAtacctatttattataatactgaTAAACAATTAGTGTGGATAACTTTTGcgtaaataacattatatattggGGATATCCTCAATAAACGAAAACGTATAAGTCCCGTCATACGTTTTGAAAACGTAACAGGAATGTTGAACAATTCAAATACGTAACTCGCTGTaatgtttttctaaaaaaatagctcaaaatttacaattatttgcGTACATTAAGCTAATATACTTCATGTAATGTAACAATGCTGGTTAaccaagaaaaaaaaacaatttgcgGGCTTGTCCGGGATTTGAACCCGGGACCTCTCGCACCCTAAGCGAAAATCATACCCCTAGACCAACGAGCCGCTTGAAAGATTTCCTAAATTAACACACGTGTTGTGAGTCGAGACTTTCTAAATATAACGTCATCAAAGAGAGTGAAGAATGTTGTCAAAGTTACGAAAtcgttataaaacttttattgcCTGGAGGTTCTGGTTTTGATATTCGGTAGTGTAGGTTGGCTTTAAAAACTTctatgaaacagattcagacaTATTTCCGCATACAATCTCTACTGGGAGGTTATTGACCTGTCAaagataacaaaacaaaataagcaattaagaaattatctTGTAACCTTTTTTAAACTGTACCTTCTGCTGCTTTAAATCTGAtttgacatttgtttttattgatgttTTGTTACAAGTCCTTGTCATCTGATTATGAGTAACtatgaaataaacaatttcctAGGGATCCTAATAcacaaattatttcttttttcagGCGTTTGGACTACTTCATAATGTCAGAAAGGCTAGCCTCAGCCCTTTGCGACAGCGTCATCAGGGACAAAGTGTATGGTAGTGATCATTGTCCAATAACACTCTTTCTACACCTCAGTAGCGCCGACAAACCTAAGGAATAACTGTTTACTCTTCAAAATCCAGAACTATTTTTCTATGACTGATTATATTTCGATTGTAAGACTGGTTTCTTATTTTCCGTTTAGTAGTAGAGACCTTTAAAGATTTGTTTGTGATGACTGTATATAACTAAAATCTTTCAATAACTGTTGTTTGAAAATGCTAAAAAACTAATTCATTAAAGGTCTTGTCCTTACATCAGTTATTGGTTTTCTTTGTAatcatttcatatattatgtaagaaAATTTAGTGTGAGTGAAAAAACATGATAATTAAAGTGATGTTGCCCTTGATAAGGTTTCCTTTAGGCATTAGCAttctttaaacaatataattgaCTGAATTCAAACacaattgtatttgttatgtGTAAAAGGTCTAATAAAATTGGCagttctttataatttattttattttatctaataattttatcatacaCACAACACATTTTGAAAGTTGAGAATTAAATTCTCatactttaaataactaaataatatatcacaTTTTGTTTCCCCATAGTGCCATATATGGCCCTTTGCGACGGTATTTCATGTGAACCTGAAAATGGAATGCAAAGACTAGACATTCAAAACTGTTGTTTTATCAGCCAAATTTGCGGCAAATTATGATATACATGTTACAGTATCTTACTAAGGATATTCAAtcttattttcattataactaTCAATTTAACACTAGAAGTTTAGGAAATGGTTTTATCTGTTAAAAGGATTCCCATAAAAATATAGGGTAtgtgttgtgtttgttatccTCAAGAAGAGAGCTATCATAAAGGGTTTTctaaaaattgattatatgTGTGCATGAAACTATATAGATTAATCAGAAATTACCTGAATTATTTTAGCAAACTCCTCACGCTGTAACAATGAATATGATGATGTTAATAGGCTCAAGGCACTGCTTTGCAGTTCCTTTATTCCTGAACAAAACAATGCTACACCTGCCTCTAACCCCGTTCCAAAATCACATTCATCTATTGCTATGCTTGAATATGTTATTAGTGGTTGTATTtctgataaaattttatttttcgccACAACTTCAGTTGCCTcttctaattttttaaacattttctttatatttgcTGAAATGTTGTatgtgttataattttaaaatatagaaaaatatttatcttgtaATCaacataattgtttatacACTTTATAGAACTGAAGGAGGAAtgcaatttgtatatatatacagaagTGGTCCAGACACAAGGTCCATGACCATTTAGacatatctcaaaaactactgaaccaatttaaatattaatatttgactaGACATTCTCTAACATTACAAGAAATTTTTGGAcgattttcaaacaaaaattcGAACAATATCAATTACAGTTACAGATACAACTccttttttaaagtttgtagGAAACTGATTAAGATGgatttatataatgtactggctaaaaaataaaaacaaaacataccaTCTGTTTCCACTAACTTTCTGTAACCAAGCTGAGTCTTCTTATTATAAGGCACAACAATGCCAGCCCCATGAAATGTCTTGCAAGTCATATTCTTGATTCTAGGTTTTTTATCCCATTCTTCAATTGAGTAGCCATTGCTTTCAGCCCATTTCTTAACTTTCTCTGATAATTTCTGACATGCAATAGACATAAAGGGTGATGATGATTTCTCATTTTGCAAAAACcaactgtaattaaaataaatatcttttactGTTCTTAAGTCTGAAGATTTACTAAAGCTAATAAATTAAGTGATAttctcatttaatttatatatttcgtcTACATCAATATCTAggtctaaaaatatatgtttttttacttactaaACTGCACCAAATATATTATCCGAGACTGGAGTTATCATATAATCTTTAGCACTATCATTTTTCGCCAAGAATGTGGGTTTTTCCTTAGGATTATCTCTATAGTATCCTATATGTAATTCACTCTTcccttttttctttaaaatagccttaaaacaaaatatagaatattcaaatatacttTGTTTGCAGGCATTATGATAagtctaataatattaaggacTGTGGAAACACCAACccttaattaattagtaaagATAGGTAGCCTTCCGCATCATAAACATCATGTTGATTTTTAGAATATGAGACTCTGATTTCTTTATTATgttcctttaaatttaaaggtaCTGTGAAAAGCTAAGTGAAAAATGATATCTTTACCTGATATTCTGGTACATCATAGAAAAACCTCCAATGAACTAAATACAAATCTTTATCTTCCACTTTGGGTAGTTTacctaataataaatcaaaaggtCCAATCATTTCCAAATTTACACTAGCCATTAAATGTTCAACTGACGATGATTCTTCATTCAAACactcaaaaaatttaaagaaatcatCAGGCATTTCAACCTGAAAACActctttgtatatattattatcaaattctTTATTGTAGTAAGTTAGAttgtctaattttattatactcaTAATGTCCATCTGAGTTGCAGTGTTTACTGTCATGGTACCAGGAACTATTTCATCTGATTTGTCTTCTTGAATATTACTACAATTAGCAATAACCTTCACATCAGTATTTTTCTTATCATATGGTTTGAAACGCTTGTTCATCTTTTCATCTTTATTCTTAGCTTTTAATTGTGGTGGGTGCTTGTATGTTTGGTGATGATCTGTATTTTTCTGATAGCATTTTGCACCATATTTGCAAATAATTCTAGGATCTTGTTTATAATCCTTCCATTCGGATGACATTGTATGTACGGTTGAGAGATATTAATGTATACAATTAATCACAGGtactaattataacaaaatacttaacaatttctggaaaaaatgtaattaggTGACATTCCCGCgcaactttataaaaatttgtaatagTTAGTAAAATCTTaacaaatttttatgaatatgattttaataaaaagtaaaccaaatatgcattaaacaataaataaatacccaataacaaatagtaaatatttcgtaatatagtaaatttcCATGACAATAGTTTGTACCACAGATATCTTATAATGTATCTATTATAGATTTACTACTTGCTAGTCTCCTTCCTACAATCAAAAAGTAACCAACTGTTACTAACAAgatgtttaaaaattgcattttttatttatatttattattgttgagattgttttattaaattaatgtctGTGGTCAACCAGGTTAATCAAGACAATTGACACTAACCAACCGATAATGTCACTACAGTGTCAATTAATCAATTTGTCAATGGAGGCGAGGTGGTCCGTGGACTAGTGGGTCATCGGGACGcgaaaatgataatatttgtgatatattttttaatttcctgaCAATATGATTTTTGTTCATTAGTAATTGAAAGTACAGTGCAGTGACAATCAAAATTATGAtaccataatttaaatttaaatgcaacgaaaaaaataaaaaagtcatGTCTATGTAATTGTGGGTATACCTAAGAAAATTAATGCTATGTCAAATACGGTTTCTACCAAAAtcgttcaaaataaaatttaaaatatcaaggacatgaacacaatattaataagtcGTCGTCACTCAAAGTATTTGTCAATTGTTGCGGTGTTCGGATTACGTTTTTCAAGTGGTAAATATCTTTTAGATATGTGCTAAGTCTGCTTATTGTAGCTATATAGTTTTCTTCCCTTGTAATGTACCTGTATGCTTTCAATCAGTTGTTCTGCTTTGCTTATCTTCGCTTCTAACAGCTAGCTATATTCTCGGCTGCTGCTGTTACTGTAGTGAAACTGATATACCTTCCCGGAGACCGtgctaaaacatattttttgtttaggcctgaaaaatatgaatgtctatttaaaacgttggccaattaaaaatcaaactgAATCGTTTGagtttcaataattatattttttctaacttCACTATAATGCCGTTAATGTCCTGTGTTTTTAATCTCTAATCTATATTTAGTTGCATTGTGTTGAGTTCATACTGTTTGTGCCCAGTGCATGTTGTTTATGGCTACAGTTATTATATACAAGGCAACATTTTACGCAACACGATAAGCCGAAATTTAGCAAAgggaattataatttaagactGTAGAAGgatcattaataattatctgtCTAGcgaacatttttgtttaagtcATACATTAAATTgggttattaatttaattaaaatagataaaaaggAACTtccccaaaaaaaaaaaaaacaactatcAGGGTATTCAGAGTTGATACTAAGCGCTGAGAATGAAACTGGTGGGTCTAATACGTATTggatttgacatacgggagtcatact containing:
- the LOC123711581 gene encoding histone PARylation factor 1; translated protein: MSSEWKDYKQDPRIICKYGAKCYQKNTDHHQTYKHPPQLKAKNKDEKMNKRFKPYDKKNTDVKVIANCSNIQEDKSDEIVPGTMTVNTATQMDIMSIIKLDNLTYYNKEFDNNIYKECFQVEMPDDFFKFFECLNEESSSVEHLMASVNLEMIGPFDLLLGKLPKVEDKDLYLVHWRFFYDVPEYQAILKKKGKSELHIGYYRDNPKEKPTFLAKNDSAKDYMITPVSDNIFGAVYWFLQNEKSSSPFMSIACQKLSEKVKKWAESNGYSIEEWDKKPRIKNMTCKTFHGAGIVVPYNKKTQLGYRKLVETDANIKKMFKKLEEATEVVAKNKILSEIQPLITYSSIAIDECDFGTGLEAGVALFCSGIKELQSSALSLLTSSYSLLQREEFAKIIQVHMKYRRKGPYMALWGNKM